A window of Novosphingobium terrae contains these coding sequences:
- a CDS encoding RNA polymerase sigma factor → MKRSPKTGLLATFQQHYQDVLRFLIRRTGDVQRAEDIAQDTWCKLAAIREEDRSITHQRAYIYRVAGNLAIDHQRRRIREADWLSGGEPDDTIADPAPSPERSAIAHDRLRQLEIALEALPPKPRLALMLFRVDGLSHAQIAARLGVSESMVAKYLAQALRHCRDHLWALDGK, encoded by the coding sequence ATGAAGCGCAGCCCTAAAACCGGCCTTCTGGCAACCTTTCAGCAGCATTATCAGGATGTGCTGCGCTTCCTGATCCGCCGCACGGGCGATGTTCAGCGTGCCGAGGATATCGCTCAGGACACCTGGTGCAAGCTGGCTGCGATCCGGGAAGAGGATCGCAGCATCACCCATCAGCGCGCCTATATCTACCGCGTGGCGGGCAATCTTGCCATCGACCATCAAAGGCGCCGCATTCGCGAAGCCGACTGGCTCAGCGGCGGCGAACCGGACGACACCATCGCCGATCCCGCGCCCTCCCCCGAACGCAGCGCCATCGCGCATGACCGGCTCCGCCAGCTGGAGATCGCGCTGGAGGCCTTGCCGCCCAAGCCCCGGCTGGCGTTGATGCTGTTCCGAGTGGATGGCCTCTCCCATGCGCAGATCGCCGCGCGGCTGGGCGTGTCAGAAAGCATGGTCGCCAAATATCTTGCTCAAGCCTTGCGGCATTGCCGCGACCACCTCTGGGCCCTGGATGGAAAATAA
- a CDS encoding TonB-dependent receptor, producing the protein MKRLFWCLGMALTPMGLLSQSAWAGETTSEAPGDHETGIVVTGLREASASITGSHVSPLRYPQSVTVMNAQMLEKLGATRLDNALDLAGGVARQNDFGGLWDKYSVRGFAGDENSGPDIMVNRFSNNFGYNAPIDTATVERFEFLKGAAAALSGRGEPGGSLNIVTKAPPSKTEAQASLSYGSWHNRRLTGDVGGALTDTISARLIGVSEAKDSFRNTVHSNRELIAPSLAFKPSEQLRFLYQAEYMHNRTPLDRGVVALNGNALAMDRRTFLGEPGDGRIDQKSFWQQGSMFAALSDAVSLELGLSQRQGSLQGFSTQADFGARGLQPDGRTIGRTRRYHDFHWNNLTARAELTAKFTLLGVANDVRVGADRVRHGQSQLMLQARGTAAAPILTIDALDPVYGKTTSAMPTLQNFRDGFASESVYAQDLLTRGDFTLLLGGRWNSFRENLINHLSGDLHLDTRNRGFTPRAALTWNATPGLALYTSWGRSIRLNPSDGISTFDPEKSESKEIGLKYSLFGKALTGQTSLFDMTKRNVLNPNASDPFVKTQIGRQRSRGVETEATLNLRSGLFVTATYTYLDAKVENDKNTALIGTRLSNVPNHMGSIYAAQDVGRITLGSGVTYVGQRNGDPYASGYMLPGYVIARANATMRVNRHLDLRVDLDNLFDKHYAASSYANVWTTPGAPRSWRVTLDAKL; encoded by the coding sequence ATGAAGCGTCTGTTCTGGTGTCTGGGCATGGCCCTGACGCCGATGGGCCTGTTGAGCCAATCCGCGTGGGCCGGGGAAACCACGTCTGAGGCCCCAGGCGATCATGAAACCGGCATCGTGGTGACCGGCCTGCGCGAGGCAAGCGCCAGCATCACCGGTAGCCACGTCTCACCGCTGCGCTATCCGCAAAGCGTGACCGTGATGAATGCCCAGATGCTGGAAAAGCTGGGCGCCACGCGTCTGGACAACGCGCTCGATCTGGCGGGCGGCGTGGCGCGGCAGAATGATTTCGGCGGTCTGTGGGACAAATATTCGGTGCGCGGCTTTGCCGGTGACGAGAACAGCGGTCCCGACATCATGGTCAACCGCTTCAGCAACAATTTCGGCTACAACGCGCCCATCGACACCGCCACCGTCGAGCGTTTCGAGTTCCTGAAGGGTGCTGCTGCCGCGCTATCGGGCCGGGGGGAGCCGGGCGGTTCGCTCAACATCGTCACCAAGGCTCCGCCGAGCAAGACCGAGGCGCAGGCCTCGCTCAGCTATGGCAGCTGGCATAACCGCCGCCTGACAGGCGATGTCGGCGGGGCGCTGACCGACACCATCAGCGCAAGGCTGATCGGCGTCAGCGAGGCGAAGGACAGTTTTCGCAACACTGTCCATTCGAACCGCGAGCTGATCGCGCCCTCTCTCGCGTTCAAACCCAGCGAGCAGCTGCGCTTCCTTTATCAGGCTGAATATATGCACAATCGCACGCCGCTCGACCGCGGTGTGGTGGCGCTGAACGGCAATGCGCTGGCGATGGACCGGCGCACCTTTCTGGGCGAGCCCGGCGACGGCCGCATCGACCAGAAGAGCTTCTGGCAGCAGGGCAGCATGTTTGCCGCCCTCAGCGATGCGGTCTCGCTGGAGCTGGGCCTGTCGCAGCGGCAGGGCAGCCTTCAGGGCTTTTCCACGCAGGCCGATTTTGGCGCGCGCGGACTTCAACCCGATGGCCGCACCATCGGGCGCACCCGGCGCTACCACGATTTCCACTGGAACAATCTGACCGCCCGCGCCGAACTGACCGCCAAGTTCACCCTGCTGGGCGTGGCCAACGATGTGCGTGTCGGCGCCGACCGGGTCCGCCATGGGCAAAGCCAGCTGATGCTTCAGGCACGCGGCACCGCCGCCGCGCCGATCCTGACCATCGATGCGCTCGATCCGGTGTATGGCAAGACCACCAGTGCGATGCCCACACTTCAGAACTTCCGCGATGGCTTCGCCAGCGAGAGCGTCTATGCGCAGGATCTGCTGACGCGCGGCGATTTCACCCTGCTGCTGGGCGGGCGCTGGAACAGCTTCCGCGAAAACCTCATCAACCATCTGAGCGGCGATCTGCATCTCGACACGCGCAACAGGGGTTTCACGCCCCGCGCCGCACTTACATGGAATGCGACGCCCGGGCTGGCGCTTTACACCAGCTGGGGCCGCTCGATCCGCCTAAACCCGTCCGATGGCATCAGCACCTTCGATCCGGAAAAGAGCGAGTCCAAAGAGATCGGCCTGAAATACAGCCTGTTTGGCAAGGCACTGACCGGCCAGACCTCGCTCTTCGACATGACCAAGCGCAATGTGCTCAACCCCAATGCCTCCGATCCTTTCGTGAAGACGCAGATCGGGCGCCAGCGTTCGCGCGGGGTGGAGACCGAGGCCACGCTCAACCTGCGCTCGGGCCTGTTCGTCACCGCAACCTACACCTATCTCGACGCAAAGGTTGAAAATGACAAGAACACTGCGCTGATCGGCACGCGGCTGTCCAATGTGCCCAACCATATGGGGTCGATCTATGCCGCGCAGGATGTGGGGCGCATCACGTTGGGCAGCGGGGTGACCTATGTGGGGCAGCGCAACGGCGATCCCTATGCCTCGGGCTATATGCTACCCGGCTATGTGATCGCGCGCGCCAATGCAACGATGCGGGTGAACCGTCATCTCGATCTGCGGGTCGATCTCGATAACCTCTTCGACAAGCATTACGCCGCCAGCAGCTACGCCAATGTCTGGACCACGCCCGGAGCGCCCAGAAGCTGGCGCGTCACACTCGACGCGAAGCTGTAG
- a CDS encoding response regulator transcription factor, translating into MKILFLEDDDVLLKDLVQALEEAKHSVTTCKSGQAAIYLAGSRDYHVLIFDRMVDGIDGLNALRILRSKGVRTPALFLTAMTGVDDRVDGLEAGADDYLAKPFAVRELLARVMALGRRGQYGEASASLVVGDIEIDRLKRSVTRAGIPVLLQVQEFKLLEYLMLHAGQVVTRSMLLEGVWSYHFDVRTNIVESHMSRLRAKLCANGSPDPIQTLRRIGYRFETGQP; encoded by the coding sequence ATGAAAATCCTCTTCCTCGAAGATGATGACGTTCTTCTGAAAGACCTTGTTCAGGCTTTGGAAGAGGCCAAACATTCCGTCACCACCTGCAAGTCCGGGCAGGCTGCCATCTATTTGGCAGGATCGCGTGACTATCACGTGCTGATTTTTGACCGAATGGTGGATGGCATCGATGGGCTGAACGCGCTCAGAATTTTGCGCAGCAAGGGCGTGCGAACACCTGCCCTGTTCCTCACGGCGATGACCGGCGTCGACGATCGTGTTGATGGACTAGAGGCCGGGGCGGATGATTATCTCGCCAAGCCTTTCGCCGTGCGCGAATTGCTGGCTCGCGTGATGGCTTTGGGGCGCCGCGGGCAATATGGCGAGGCGTCGGCCAGTCTGGTCGTCGGCGATATCGAGATCGACCGTCTGAAAAGATCGGTCACACGCGCTGGCATTCCGGTTCTTCTGCAGGTGCAAGAATTCAAGCTGCTGGAATATCTCATGCTGCATGCCGGGCAGGTGGTCACACGCAGCATGCTGCTTGAAGGGGTGTGGTCCTATCATTTCGATGTGCGGACCAACATTGTGGAGAGCCATATGAGCCGCCTGCGCGCCAAGCTTTGCGCAAATGGCAGCCCCGACCCCATCCAGACCCTACGCCGGATCGGCTATCGTTTCGAAACCGGCCAGCCCTGA
- a CDS encoding TonB-dependent receptor, which yields MTIPALPGLAMASAAEAATEADPAQAIIVSGKHAESPSREVQQDAPNLIQSITQGEARRLPDLNAGEAIARLPGASLAVDTGQGRWVNIRGLDADLTTTTYGGIHLPPTNPVTPQNGGRAFAFDAFPTGMIGAMTITKTNRPDQDAEALGGTIEITPMAIPAGRNHFFDLHLGSGVQFSRGTGIVDLSASGGFRFGGSGDDKPFSVVASLTYYKDALGNDDRRASFADSASQPNLAWSSYTQGYYRFHRTTKGGAVEAAYDPNPDTHLFVRYLRTGYDEQVDRDRLVIKTTGTATQSADGSITSSVKQFDKSVRDMLEQVSLDVFTAGGHNRIGDLRLDYHGSYAQGRDYRPYDTITTFTSKPTGASFTYNQCNYNYPTWSTSGANPADTSGYALSGVTNNTQLYRTREWAGGLDATLPTHFLGGDKHEELKAGVAFRRRTNTHVYNPYTSTAVPGAALSSYVEPGQTYYYQNHYPDGPNISIPAVRALWANGTGTGFATNAAANSFGGLAVQQDNREDVYAGYVQGQVKLGRLGLIAGLRVEHTDAVYSGNTTVPTNSTSATTDRGGQTATYNGSTLIPVTSKASYTNLFPSVQARFEVKKDLVLRASYSSTIARPGFNQVDPAATIDTANNIVTSGNPNLKPITSQNFDLSVEQYLPQGGIISLGLFDKELSNYIFGRTVYGGITDPVVLNALGPQSTPTQVVTYSNISHAHARGFELNYDQHLSFLPGPLGHFGVSANYTYVDSKAQIRAGEDAMLPSTSKNNYNAALYWDDGKFNMRGAVTYVGRSLLYVSTSRALDQYTEARLSADVSVSYAFTDKVSIYAAGRNLLNTAHTLTEGASSRVIQREMFGSSLLAGFNIKF from the coding sequence ATGACCATTCCCGCCCTGCCCGGCCTTGCAATGGCCTCGGCGGCGGAAGCGGCCACGGAAGCCGATCCCGCGCAGGCGATCATCGTCTCGGGCAAACATGCCGAGAGCCCCTCGCGTGAGGTGCAGCAGGACGCCCCCAATCTGATCCAGTCGATCACGCAGGGTGAGGCGCGCCGCCTGCCCGATCTCAACGCGGGTGAAGCCATCGCCCGTCTGCCCGGCGCCTCGCTGGCGGTGGATACGGGGCAAGGCCGCTGGGTCAACATTCGCGGGCTTGACGCGGACCTCACCACCACCACCTATGGCGGCATTCACTTGCCCCCGACCAATCCGGTGACGCCGCAGAACGGCGGGCGCGCTTTCGCCTTCGACGCCTTTCCCACCGGCATGATCGGCGCGATGACGATCACCAAGACCAACCGTCCCGATCAGGACGCCGAGGCGCTGGGCGGCACCATCGAGATCACTCCCATGGCGATCCCCGCGGGACGCAACCATTTCTTCGATCTGCATCTGGGTTCGGGCGTACAATTCTCGCGCGGCACCGGCATCGTCGACCTGTCGGCCAGCGGCGGTTTCCGCTTCGGCGGCTCTGGCGACGACAAGCCCTTCTCGGTGGTCGCCAGCCTGACCTATTACAAGGACGCGCTGGGCAATGACGACCGCCGCGCCAGCTTCGCCGATTCCGCCAGCCAGCCCAATCTGGCCTGGTCGAGCTACACGCAGGGCTATTACCGCTTCCATCGCACCACCAAGGGCGGCGCGGTCGAGGCGGCCTATGATCCCAACCCCGACACCCATCTTTTCGTCCGCTATCTGCGCACCGGCTATGACGAGCAGGTCGACCGCGACCGTCTGGTGATCAAGACCACCGGCACCGCCACGCAAAGCGCCGATGGCAGCATCACCTCTTCGGTCAAGCAGTTCGACAAAAGCGTGCGCGACATGCTGGAGCAGGTCAGCCTCGATGTCTTCACGGCGGGCGGACACAACAGGATCGGCGATCTGCGGCTGGATTATCACGGGTCTTACGCGCAGGGCCGCGACTATCGCCCCTATGACACGATCACCACCTTCACCTCCAAACCCACGGGCGCCAGCTTCACCTACAATCAGTGCAATTACAACTATCCCACCTGGTCAACCTCTGGCGCCAATCCGGCGGACACCAGCGGTTATGCCCTCTCGGGCGTGACCAACAACACCCAGCTTTACCGCACGCGTGAATGGGCAGGCGGCCTCGACGCCACGCTTCCCACGCATTTCCTTGGCGGCGACAAGCATGAAGAGCTGAAGGCGGGCGTCGCTTTCCGCCGCCGCACCAACACCCATGTCTACAACCCCTACACCTCCACCGCCGTGCCGGGCGCGGCGCTGTCCTCCTATGTCGAGCCGGGGCAGACCTATTACTATCAGAACCATTATCCCGATGGACCCAACATCAGCATCCCCGCCGTGCGCGCCCTGTGGGCCAATGGCACGGGCACCGGTTTTGCCACCAATGCGGCGGCCAACAGCTTCGGCGGTCTGGCTGTGCAGCAGGACAACCGCGAGGATGTCTATGCCGGTTATGTGCAGGGGCAGGTGAAGCTGGGCCGCCTTGGCCTGATCGCAGGCCTGCGCGTGGAGCATACCGATGCCGTCTACAGCGGCAACACCACCGTGCCCACCAACTCGACAAGCGCCACCACCGATCGCGGCGGGCAGACGGCCACCTACAATGGCTCGACACTGATCCCGGTGACGTCGAAGGCCAGCTATACCAATCTGTTCCCCTCGGTTCAGGCGCGTTTCGAGGTGAAGAAGGATCTGGTGCTGCGCGCCTCCTATTCCAGCACCATCGCCCGGCCCGGCTTCAACCAGGTCGATCCGGCGGCCACCATCGATACGGCGAACAACATCGTCACCTCGGGCAACCCCAATCTGAAGCCCATCACCTCGCAGAATTTCGACCTCTCGGTGGAGCAATATCTGCCTCAGGGCGGCATCATCTCGCTGGGCCTGTTCGACAAGGAGCTGTCGAACTACATCTTCGGGCGCACCGTCTATGGCGGCATCACCGATCCGGTGGTGCTGAACGCACTGGGGCCGCAAAGCACGCCCACGCAGGTGGTGACCTACAGCAACATCTCGCACGCCCATGCGCGCGGTTTCGAGCTGAACTACGATCAGCACCTGAGCTTCCTGCCCGGGCCGCTGGGCCATTTCGGTGTGTCGGCAAACTACACCTATGTCGACTCCAAGGCGCAGATCCGCGCAGGTGAGGATGCCATGCTGCCCTCCACCTCAAAGAACAATTACAATGCCGCGCTCTATTGGGACGATGGAAAATTCAATATGCGCGGCGCGGTGACCTATGTCGGGCGTAGCCTGCTTTATGTCAGCACCAGCCGGGCGCTGGACCAGTATACCGAAGCGCGTCTCTCCGCCGATGTCAGCGTCAGCTACGCCTTCACCGACAAGGTGTCGATCTATGCGGCGGGGCGCAATCTGCTCAACACCGCCCATACCCTGACCGAAGGCGCATCCAGCCGCGTGATCCAGCGCGAAATGTTCGGCTCTTCGCTGCTGGCCGGTTTCAACATCAAGTTCTGA
- a CDS encoding YncE family protein: MKKLLLLSLGMALVQGAPAMAAPSPYRLLSTTPVAAMPEGDWDQLVADIATNRLYVSAEDGDAIDMFDLTTGALLKSVPANSPHKVALDKARGHLLFANGKDGTVEVLTTDLAPVKTIPVGAKPDTGILDSAARIFYVSSRDGDASATGSRISAISLDTLEVVQTFKLPAMVLKGLTMDKAGKRLFVSMRDKDAIGVVELNSGAVSVWKPEGLKKSVPLAFDAASQRLYAGSREPGRLTVIDARNGSTLQSLPATETADSASFDHEKRILYFSGDTGMSRYQLAADGTATLLETDPALVGKSSLYVGKLHRLYVMRPKKGDQVAALQIFETR; this comes from the coding sequence ATGAAAAAACTTCTCCTTCTCTCGCTGGGTATGGCGCTGGTTCAGGGCGCGCCCGCCATGGCGGCGCCCTCGCCCTATCGTCTGCTCTCGACCACGCCGGTCGCCGCCATGCCCGAGGGCGACTGGGACCAGCTGGTGGCCGACATCGCCACCAACCGCCTGTATGTCTCCGCCGAGGACGGCGACGCCATAGACATGTTCGACCTGACCACAGGCGCCCTGCTCAAGAGCGTCCCGGCCAACTCACCGCACAAGGTGGCGCTGGACAAGGCCAGGGGGCATCTGCTCTTCGCCAATGGCAAGGATGGCACGGTCGAGGTGCTGACCACCGATCTGGCGCCGGTCAAGACCATCCCGGTCGGCGCCAAGCCTGACACCGGCATCCTCGATAGCGCGGCACGGATCTTCTATGTCAGCAGCCGTGATGGCGATGCCAGCGCCACGGGCTCGCGCATCAGCGCCATCTCGCTCGACACGCTGGAGGTGGTGCAGACCTTCAAGCTGCCCGCCATGGTGCTGAAGGGCCTGACGATGGACAAGGCGGGCAAGCGCCTGTTCGTCAGCATGCGCGACAAGGATGCGATTGGCGTTGTTGAACTGAACAGCGGCGCGGTCAGCGTGTGGAAGCCGGAAGGGCTGAAGAAGAGCGTGCCGCTGGCCTTCGATGCCGCCAGCCAGCGCCTCTATGCCGGATCGCGCGAACCGGGCCGCCTGACGGTGATCGACGCGCGCAACGGCAGCACATTGCAATCGCTGCCCGCGACAGAAACCGCCGACAGCGCCTCCTTCGATCACGAGAAGCGTATCCTCTACTTCTCGGGCGACACCGGCATGAGCCGTTACCAGCTGGCCGCCGATGGCACGGCGACTCTGCTGGAGACCGATCCGGCGCTGGTCGGGAAAAGCTCGCTCTATGTCGGCAAGCTGCACCGCCTCTATGTGATGCGCCCGAAGAAGGGCGATCAGGTGGCGGCGCTGCAGATTTTCGAAACGCGCTAA
- a CDS encoding TonB-dependent receptor, which produces MTSYRNQPSTSAGRMLIVAGLLCGVAAPAVAAAATDNAVAAAGDQQTANDIVVTGHAATSSRERQEAAPNIIQTISQAEARRLPDLNAGEIISRMPSVTISADSGVGHWINIRGLDADLTSTTYGGTHLPPPSPVTPQGGGRAFTFDAFPIGLVGAMTITKTNRPDQDAEALGGTIEITPKTMPKDRDFFIEGRVGSGMQFSRSTNVVDLSASAGIRFGGEKGNRPFTLVGSVNYYRDALGTDDRRVSYVDKAGSPNLAWSGVTQAYYQFHRKTRGGSIELGYEPNADTRLYVRYLNTGYQEEVVRNQFAIKMGNNGTANADGSITSSVKQLDKSVRDMMQRVSLHLTEVGGHNKIGDLALAYHASYAQGQDYRPYDTVATFSAKPSNASITYAHAGAAFPTYSFMGTDAYNPSNYTLSGVTNNNQTYRTREWSGGLDGTLATHLTGSRDEQIKFGVAARHRTNTHIYNSYSSTAVPSANLAAAANGQNIYYDQNHYANGPNIDMGYVNTLWQNGSGAGFATNATANAYASGLVQQDNREDVYAGYVQGQTSFGKLHLLAGLRVEHTSARYQGNTSVPVTSSAASAGTTTYNGSTLVPVSSTKEYTNLFPSVQACYTLAPDTVLRASYSSTIARPGFNQIDPAATIDVANNVVSTGNPNLKPITANSFDLSFEHYLPRGGIISVGVFDKELSNYIFSRTQFGGITDPVILATLGSQATATQVTTYANAAHAWARGIELNYDQHLTFLPGPLANLGVSANYSYIDSSGEIRAGERGSLPGTSKHIYNIAAYWDDGQFSLRGALAFNGASLLTVGTTKATDQYLEKRLSLDIGANYAITNNISIYAAARNLLNTPKIKSEGSQARIVQDQLSGAAFLGGFNFKF; this is translated from the coding sequence ATGACCAGTTATCGCAATCAACCTTCTACATCCGCCGGCCGGATGCTGATCGTCGCCGGCTTGCTGTGCGGCGTCGCGGCGCCAGCCGTGGCGGCAGCAGCGACGGACAATGCCGTGGCCGCTGCGGGCGACCAGCAGACCGCCAATGACATCGTCGTCACCGGCCATGCCGCCACCAGCAGCCGCGAGCGTCAGGAAGCCGCGCCCAACATCATCCAGACCATCTCTCAGGCCGAAGCGCGCCGCCTGCCCGATCTCAATGCGGGCGAGATCATCTCGCGCATGCCCAGCGTCACCATTTCGGCGGACAGCGGCGTGGGCCACTGGATCAACATCCGCGGGCTTGACGCGGATCTCACCAGCACCACCTATGGCGGCACCCATCTGCCCCCGCCGAGCCCCGTCACCCCGCAGGGCGGCGGGCGCGCCTTCACCTTCGACGCCTTCCCCATCGGCCTGGTCGGCGCCATGACCATCACCAAGACCAACCGCCCCGATCAGGACGCTGAGGCGCTGGGCGGCACCATCGAAATCACCCCCAAGACCATGCCCAAGGACCGCGATTTCTTCATCGAAGGCCGGGTGGGTTCGGGCATGCAATTCTCGCGCAGCACCAATGTGGTCGATCTTTCGGCCAGTGCGGGCATCCGCTTCGGCGGGGAAAAGGGCAACCGCCCTTTCACCCTGGTCGGCTCGGTCAACTATTACCGCGATGCGCTGGGCACCGATGACCGCCGCGTCTCCTATGTCGACAAGGCCGGTTCGCCCAATCTTGCCTGGTCGGGCGTGACCCAGGCCTATTACCAGTTCCACCGCAAGACACGCGGCGGCTCGATCGAGCTGGGCTATGAACCCAATGCCGACACCCGCCTCTATGTCCGCTACCTCAACACCGGCTATCAGGAAGAGGTGGTGCGCAACCAGTTCGCCATCAAGATGGGCAACAATGGCACCGCCAATGCCGATGGCTCGATCACCTCATCGGTCAAGCAGCTCGACAAATCAGTGCGCGACATGATGCAGCGCGTCAGCCTGCATTTGACCGAAGTGGGCGGCCACAACAAGATCGGCGATCTGGCGCTGGCCTATCACGCCTCCTACGCGCAGGGGCAGGACTACCGCCCCTATGACACGGTTGCCACGTTCAGCGCCAAGCCATCCAACGCCAGCATCACCTATGCCCATGCGGGCGCCGCCTTCCCGACCTATTCGTTCATGGGCACCGATGCCTACAATCCGTCGAACTACACGCTGTCGGGCGTTACCAACAACAACCAGACCTATCGCACCCGCGAATGGTCGGGCGGGCTTGACGGCACGCTGGCCACGCATCTGACCGGCAGCAGGGACGAGCAGATCAAGTTCGGCGTGGCCGCGCGCCACCGCACCAACACCCATATCTACAATTCCTATTCCTCCACCGCCGTGCCCAGCGCCAATCTGGCCGCCGCCGCGAATGGTCAGAACATCTATTACGATCAGAACCACTACGCCAACGGCCCCAACATCGACATGGGCTATGTCAACACTCTGTGGCAGAACGGTTCGGGCGCGGGCTTTGCCACCAACGCCACCGCCAATGCCTATGCCAGCGGGCTGGTGCAGCAGGACAACCGCGAGGATGTCTATGCCGGTTACGTGCAGGGGCAGACCAGCTTCGGCAAGCTCCACCTGCTGGCGGGCCTGAGGGTCGAGCACACATCGGCGCGCTATCAGGGCAACACCAGCGTGCCGGTCACCTCTTCGGCGGCCTCGGCAGGCACGACGACCTACAATGGCTCCACGCTGGTGCCGGTGTCCTCCACCAAGGAGTACACCAACCTCTTCCCCTCGGTGCAGGCGTGCTACACGCTGGCGCCCGACACCGTGCTGCGCGCCTCCTATTCCAGCACCATCGCGCGCCCCGGCTTCAACCAGATCGATCCTGCCGCCACCATCGATGTGGCCAACAATGTGGTCTCCACCGGCAATCCGAACCTGAAGCCAATCACCGCCAACAGCTTCGACCTCTCCTTCGAACATTATCTGCCGCGCGGCGGCATCATCTCGGTGGGCGTCTTCGACAAGGAGCTGTCGAACTACATCTTCAGCCGCACGCAGTTCGGCGGCATCACCGATCCGGTCATTCTGGCCACGCTGGGCTCGCAGGCCACGGCCACGCAGGTGACGACCTATGCCAATGCCGCGCACGCATGGGCACGCGGCATCGAGCTGAACTATGACCAGCATCTCACCTTCCTGCCCGGGCCGCTGGCCAATCTGGGCGTGTCGGCCAACTACTCCTACATCGACTCCTCAGGCGAAATCCGCGCCGGTGAGCGCGGCAGCCTGCCGGGCACCTCCAAGCATATCTACAACATCGCCGCCTATTGGGACGATGGCCAGTTCAGCCTGCGCGGCGCGCTGGCCTTCAACGGCGCCAGCCTGTTGACGGTGGGCACGACGAAAGCCACTGACCAATATCTGGAAAAGCGCCTCTCGCTGGATATCGGCGCCAATTACGCGATCACCAACAACATCTCGATCTATGCGGCGGCGCGCAATCTGCTCAACACGCCCAAGATCAAGAGCGAGGGGTCGCAGGCGCGCATCGTGCAGGACCAGCTTTCGGGCGCGGCCTTCCTTGGCGGCTTCAACTTCAAGTTCTGA
- a CDS encoding response regulator transcription factor: protein MRLCLVEDDLAIGTSLQSGLRNCGFTVDWVQDGEAAEDTLRVTDYTTVLLDIGLPGKSGLDVLNALRVRGNDTPVIILSARDRVADRITGLDCGADDYLPKPFDLDELTARIRALRRRREGRTSTVIRHGRIVFDPARQAVSYRGALVSLRSRELAFLAALMEEPGKVLSRSQLIDRVYGWDTEIESNAVEFHIHALRQKLSSGAIRNMRGVGYFLADEAHD, encoded by the coding sequence ATGCGCCTCTGTCTTGTCGAAGATGATCTTGCAATCGGCACCAGTCTGCAGTCGGGCTTGCGCAATTGTGGCTTCACCGTGGACTGGGTTCAGGATGGCGAGGCGGCCGAGGATACGCTGCGTGTCACCGATTATACCACCGTGCTGCTGGACATCGGCCTGCCGGGAAAATCGGGGCTCGATGTGCTCAATGCGCTGCGCGTCCGGGGCAATGACACGCCGGTGATCATCCTTTCGGCGCGGGACAGGGTGGCCGATCGCATCACGGGCCTCGATTGCGGCGCCGATGACTATCTGCCCAAACCCTTCGATCTCGACGAGCTGACCGCGCGCATCCGGGCGCTGCGCCGCCGCCGCGAGGGACGCACCAGCACGGTGATCCGCCATGGCCGGATCGTGTTCGATCCCGCGCGGCAGGCGGTCAGCTATCGCGGCGCCCTTGTCTCCCTGCGCAGCCGCGAACTGGCCTTTCTGGCCGCGCTGATGGAGGAGCCGGGCAAGGTGCTGTCACGCAGCCAGCTGATCGACCGCGTCTATGGCTGGGACACCGAGATCGAAAGCAATGCGGTGGAATTCCATATCCACGCCCTGCGCCAGAAGCTGTCTTCGGGGGCGATCCGTAACATGCGCGGTGTCGGCTATTTCCTTGCCGATGAGGCCCATGATTGA